From the genome of Acidobacteriota bacterium, one region includes:
- the dapA gene encoding 4-hydroxy-tetrahydrodipicolinate synthase produces the protein MRTQFTGVGTALVTPFTKSGAVDEPAVKRLARRQIDAGVHFLVPCGTTGETPTLSGAERRRVVELVLEAANGQVPVMAGAGDNDTRAAVALSKEMHAIGVQGLLQVTPWYNKPTPEGLFAHFSAVAEATPLPVMLYNVPGRTGCNIDAATLTRLATIPSVIGVKEASGNITQMIEICRAVPETFLVLSGDDAMTLPLMAIGGRGLISVASNALPAEMAQLVEAAERGDYATARQLHQRLVPIMLGNFIESNPGPVKYAMAVMGLLEESYRLPMVSPRQASKDKMNGWLKELGSL, from the coding sequence ATGAGGACGCAGTTTACGGGGGTTGGGACCGCACTCGTCACGCCCTTCACGAAGAGCGGCGCGGTTGATGAGCCGGCGGTCAAGCGGCTGGCGCGCCGGCAGATCGACGCGGGCGTTCACTTCCTGGTGCCCTGCGGCACGACCGGCGAGACGCCGACCTTGTCGGGCGCCGAGCGCCGTCGCGTGGTCGAACTGGTGCTCGAAGCCGCCAACGGGCAGGTGCCCGTGATGGCCGGCGCCGGCGACAACGACACCAGGGCCGCCGTCGCACTGTCGAAAGAAATGCACGCCATTGGCGTGCAGGGCCTGCTGCAGGTGACGCCCTGGTACAACAAGCCGACGCCCGAGGGGCTGTTCGCGCACTTCTCGGCCGTCGCCGAGGCGACACCGTTGCCGGTGATGCTCTATAACGTCCCGGGCCGTACCGGCTGCAACATCGACGCGGCCACGCTCACGCGGCTGGCGACCATCCCCAGCGTGATCGGCGTCAAGGAGGCTTCCGGCAACATCACGCAGATGATCGAGATCTGCCGCGCTGTTCCCGAGACGTTCCTCGTGCTGTCGGGCGACGATGCGATGACGCTGCCGTTGATGGCGATTGGCGGGCGGGGATTGATCTCGGTGGCGTCGAATGCGCTGCCCGCAGAAATGGCGCAGCTCGTCGAGGCCGCCGAGCGTGGCGACTACGCCACCGCGCGCCAGCTGCATCAGCGGCTGGTGCCGATCATGCTGGGCAACTTCATCGAGTCGAACCCCGGTCCGGTGAAGTACGCCATGGCGGTCATGGGTCTGTTGGAAGAGAGTTACCGGCTGCCGATGGTGTCGCCGCGCCAGGCGTCGAAAGACAAGATGAACGGCTGGCTCAAGGAGTTGGGCTCGCTGTGA
- a CDS encoding 2,3,4,5-tetrahydropyridine-2,6-dicarboxylate N-succinyltransferase codes for MTLQENIESLVAAGTGANKAAARAAFDELKAGLEAGTIRSAQPDLSMPSGWRVNTWVKQGILLGFRFGDIVDMSAGLPFFDKDTQTLQSPGVAAGIRIVPGGSAIRGGAFVARGVICMPPMYINIGAYVGESSLVDSHALVGSCAQIGARVHISAAAQIGGVLEPVGALPVIVEDDVLVGGNTGIYEGAVIKQRAVIAAGTVLTGSTPVYDLVNSVIIKPAAGQPLVIPEGAVVVPGARAVTHGAGKDWGLSLATPVIVKYRDDKTDARTELEQWIR; via the coding sequence GTGACGCTTCAAGAAAATATTGAATCGCTGGTGGCGGCGGGCACCGGCGCCAACAAAGCGGCCGCTCGCGCCGCGTTCGACGAACTGAAGGCCGGGCTCGAGGCCGGCACCATTCGCTCGGCGCAGCCCGACCTCTCGATGCCCAGCGGGTGGCGCGTCAACACGTGGGTGAAGCAGGGCATTCTGCTCGGCTTCCGCTTCGGCGACATCGTGGACATGTCGGCCGGCCTGCCGTTCTTCGACAAGGACACCCAGACGTTGCAGAGTCCAGGGGTGGCGGCCGGGATCCGGATCGTGCCGGGTGGCTCGGCCATTCGCGGCGGGGCGTTCGTGGCCCGCGGCGTGATCTGCATGCCGCCCATGTATATCAACATCGGCGCGTACGTCGGCGAAAGCTCACTGGTCGATTCACATGCGCTGGTGGGTTCATGCGCCCAAATTGGCGCGCGGGTTCACATCAGCGCCGCCGCACAGATTGGCGGCGTGCTCGAACCGGTCGGCGCGCTGCCGGTGATTGTCGAAGACGATGTGCTGGTGGGTGGCAACACCGGCATTTACGAAGGCGCGGTCATCAAGCAGCGGGCCGTGATTGCCGCGGGCACCGTGCTGACCGGTTCGACGCCGGTCTACGACCTGGTCAACAGCGTGATCATCAAGCCGGCCGCCGGGCAGCCACTGGTCATTCCCGAGGGCGCGGTGGTCGTGCCAGGGGCGCGCGCGGTGACCCACGGCGCGGGCAAGGACTGGGGCCTGTCGCTCGCCACGCCCGTGATCGTCAAGTACCGCGACGACAAGACCGACGCCAGAACGGAACTCGAACAGTGGATCCGGTGA
- a CDS encoding M20/M25/M40 family metallo-hydrolase encodes MDVVGLARQLIDIESTTGNEGEVAAWLASFLRGRGYSVLEQPLAPIPDPRSPVPAKPRTNVIAAVGEPEVVFSTHFDCVPPFFPSRIEGGLLYGRGACDAKGILAAQVAAAERLRAAGETRIGLVFVAGEERGSDGAKAANKIASKSRYLINGEPTDLRLGAATRGVFRVRLTAAGKAAHSGYPELGESAIEKLMDCLMALRTADWPADPLMGQTHYTVGLINGGVAPNVIPPNAEAEVFFRTVGEHDALRATLAATLQGRVSVEEILELPAVRMHTISGFETAVFSYFSDAPYLSNWGTPLLFGPGSIHVAHTDHEHVAIAELDRAVAIYAQLATTLLASASTSRTS; translated from the coding sequence GTGGATGTTGTGGGCCTTGCCCGGCAATTGATCGACATCGAATCGACCACTGGGAACGAAGGTGAAGTCGCAGCATGGCTGGCGTCGTTTCTGCGCGGCCGCGGCTATTCAGTCCTGGAACAGCCGCTGGCCCCGATCCCTGATCCCCGATCCCCGGTCCCTGCGAAGCCTCGCACCAACGTGATCGCCGCGGTCGGCGAACCCGAAGTGGTGTTCTCCACGCACTTCGATTGCGTGCCGCCCTTCTTCCCCAGCCGCATTGAAGGCGGACTGCTGTACGGGCGCGGGGCGTGCGATGCCAAGGGCATTCTCGCCGCGCAGGTGGCGGCCGCCGAGCGGCTGCGCGCGGCCGGCGAAACCCGCATTGGCCTGGTGTTCGTGGCCGGCGAAGAGCGGGGCAGCGACGGCGCCAAGGCCGCCAACAAGATCGCGTCGAAGTCGCGGTATCTGATCAACGGCGAGCCCACCGACCTGCGCCTGGGCGCGGCCACCCGCGGCGTGTTCCGCGTGCGCCTCACCGCCGCCGGCAAGGCGGCCCACTCCGGCTATCCCGAGCTTGGCGAGTCGGCGATCGAGAAACTGATGGATTGCCTCATGGCGTTGCGGACGGCTGACTGGCCTGCGGATCCGCTCATGGGCCAGACGCACTACACGGTAGGGCTGATCAACGGCGGCGTCGCGCCGAACGTGATTCCCCCGAACGCTGAGGCTGAAGTGTTTTTTCGCACCGTCGGCGAGCACGATGCGTTGAGGGCGACGCTGGCGGCCACGCTGCAGGGGCGCGTGAGCGTTGAGGAGATCCTGGAACTGCCGGCCGTTCGCATGCACACCATTTCCGGGTTCGAAACGGCGGTGTTTTCCTACTTCAGCGATGCGCCCTACCTGTCGAACTGGGGCACGCCGCTGCTGTTTGGTCCCGGATCCATTCACGTCGCCCACACCGATCACGAGCACGTGGCGATCGCGGAGCTGGATCGCGCGGTGGCGATCTACGCGCAGCTGGCGACGACGCTGCTGGCGAGCGCATCGACCAGCCGCACTTCGTAG
- a CDS encoding response regulator, whose product MIHFPPADHGETELFGEPERITLLSLAAHIVVIDDELTNVELLQRMLGRSGFQSVTGITDPSALPGLLTSSPPDLVITDLHMPDRDGFWVLEQLAPLINQERLPVLVITGDGSRDARQQALTHGAKDFVTKPFDLVEVLLRVRNLLESRLLFQDLRQQNRALLDSVRGTHRELEFTRVEMIERLALAAEYRDDQTNSHNLRVGDLSAQIALRIGTTPEEAGLLRRAAALHDIGKIGIPDALLRKAGPLTDGELRVMHTHSTIGARILGKSHSPLLQLAETIAISHHEKWDGSGYPSGLSGTDIPIAGRIVAVADAFDAITNNRPYRKARSAEVAMAVLREHAGRHYEVRLVDALASSVVASCA is encoded by the coding sequence ATGATTCACTTTCCCCCGGCCGATCACGGCGAAACCGAACTATTCGGCGAACCCGAGAGAATCACCCTGCTCAGCCTTGCCGCGCACATCGTCGTCATCGACGATGAGCTGACGAATGTTGAGCTGCTGCAGCGAATGCTCGGACGATCCGGATTCCAGTCGGTCACGGGCATCACCGACCCGAGCGCCCTGCCAGGCCTGTTGACCAGTTCGCCGCCCGACCTGGTGATTACCGACCTGCACATGCCCGATCGCGACGGGTTCTGGGTGCTCGAGCAGCTGGCTCCCCTCATCAACCAGGAGCGCCTGCCCGTGCTGGTGATCACGGGCGACGGCTCGCGGGATGCCCGCCAGCAGGCGCTGACCCACGGCGCCAAAGACTTCGTCACCAAGCCGTTCGACCTGGTCGAGGTGCTGCTGCGGGTCCGAAACCTGCTTGAAAGCCGGCTGCTGTTCCAGGACCTGCGCCAGCAGAACCGGGCGCTGCTCGATTCGGTCCGGGGCACCCATCGCGAGCTCGAGTTCACGCGGGTCGAGATGATCGAGCGCCTCGCCCTGGCCGCCGAGTACCGCGACGATCAGACCAACTCGCACAATCTCCGGGTCGGCGACTTGTCGGCGCAGATTGCGCTGCGCATCGGCACGACGCCCGAAGAAGCCGGGCTGTTGCGGCGCGCCGCGGCGCTGCACGACATCGGCAAGATCGGGATTCCCGACGCGCTGCTGCGCAAGGCGGGACCGCTCACCGACGGCGAACTGCGGGTCATGCACACGCACTCCACCATTGGCGCCCGCATCTTGGGCAAGAGTCACAGCCCGCTGTTGCAGCTGGCCGAAACGATTGCGATCTCACATCACGAAAAATGGGACGGCAGCGGCTACCCGAGCGGGCTGAGCGGGACGGACATTCCGATCGCCGGCCGCATTGTCGCGGTGGCTGACGCCTTCGATGCCATCACCAACAATCGCCCGTATCGCAAGGCCCGGAGCGCCGAAGTGGCCATGGCGGTGCTGCGCGAGCACGCCGGCCGCCACTACGAAGTGCGGCTGGTCGATGCGCTCGCCAGCAGCGTCGTCGCCAGCTGCGCGTAG
- the dnaX gene encoding DNA polymerase III subunit gamma/tau, with amino-acid sequence MAYQVLARKWRPQTFEDVLGQQAVTRTLKNALKSKRIAQAFVLSGPRGCGKTTTARILARALSCVKGPTPEPCGTCDACIEIAEGRDIDVLEIDAATHTGVDNVREVIVEGLAIAPVRNRYKVFIIDEVHMLSGSSFNALLKSIEEPPPHVIFMMATTEQHKIPDTVLSRSQVYEFRTISAKVVSDRLRMIAGEEQIQIPEAGLLLLARAGEGSMRDSLSAFDQVRAFAGDEITVEDVVTVLGLVGRDLVFDMLEAVVSEDAPAAFALVERAIERGYDLRLLCRELARATRDLLILSVDPKRASDPDVAADAEKERLLAMAGQWSREDLLRAFDLLTRTEQEVRVSDQPRYNLEMGLLRLMHLRKLVPLGELLGLADKTPARPMVPKVPTVPNVPKVPNVPKVSAAGGRYGETSPKLAPPPKASEGGQMPASVAEPPAAASALKVQSTPGTPGTLGTDPALKDRFLAEVKTQKSTFYNLVVASAYAIDVTADRIVFSFQPNKKNAKLQCEDQKAWLATIAEKVAGRPTPVTVVTAAADAAPALAPGTLGSPVAAPKGLSPEALAKGGNQDDLKAEAMANSTVQAVLEIFPVDKTTIEER; translated from the coding sequence ATGGCCTATCAAGTCCTAGCCCGCAAGTGGCGACCGCAAACGTTCGAGGATGTGCTCGGGCAGCAGGCGGTCACGCGCACCCTCAAGAACGCCCTCAAGAGCAAGCGGATCGCCCAGGCGTTCGTGTTGTCGGGGCCGCGCGGCTGCGGCAAGACGACGACCGCGCGCATCCTGGCGCGGGCGCTCAGCTGCGTGAAGGGGCCGACGCCGGAACCGTGCGGCACGTGTGACGCGTGCATCGAGATTGCCGAGGGCCGCGACATCGACGTGCTCGAAATCGACGCCGCCACCCACACCGGTGTCGACAACGTCCGCGAAGTGATCGTCGAGGGCCTGGCCATTGCCCCGGTCCGCAACCGCTACAAGGTATTCATCATCGACGAGGTCCACATGTTGTCGGGCTCGTCGTTCAACGCGTTGCTGAAGTCGATCGAAGAGCCGCCGCCGCACGTCATCTTCATGATGGCGACGACCGAGCAGCACAAGATTCCCGACACCGTGCTGTCGCGATCGCAGGTTTACGAGTTCCGCACCATCTCGGCCAAGGTCGTGTCCGACCGCCTGCGGATGATCGCGGGCGAAGAGCAGATCCAGATCCCCGAAGCCGGCCTGTTGCTGCTGGCCCGCGCGGGCGAAGGCAGCATGCGCGATTCGCTGAGCGCCTTCGACCAGGTGCGGGCCTTTGCCGGCGACGAGATCACGGTGGAAGACGTGGTCACCGTGCTCGGCCTGGTGGGCCGCGACCTGGTGTTTGACATGCTCGAGGCGGTGGTCAGCGAGGATGCGCCGGCGGCGTTTGCCCTGGTCGAGCGCGCCATCGAGCGCGGCTACGACTTGCGCCTGCTGTGCCGCGAGCTGGCGCGCGCGACCCGCGACCTGCTGATCCTGTCGGTGGATCCGAAGCGCGCCTCCGATCCGGACGTGGCGGCGGATGCCGAGAAAGAACGCCTGTTGGCCATGGCCGGCCAGTGGTCGCGCGAAGACCTGCTGCGCGCGTTCGACCTGCTGACCCGCACCGAGCAGGAAGTGCGCGTGTCGGATCAGCCCCGCTACAACCTCGAGATGGGGTTGCTGAGGTTGATGCATCTTCGCAAGCTCGTCCCGCTCGGGGAGTTACTCGGGCTCGCCGACAAGACACCTGCTCGGCCAATGGTGCCTAAAGTGCCTACGGTGCCTAATGTGCCTAAGGTGCCTAATGTGCCTAAGGTGTCCGCGGCCGGAGGCCGCTACGGCGAGACCTCGCCGAAGCTCGCCCCGCCTCCGAAGGCGAGCGAAGGCGGGCAAATGCCTGCCTCGGTTGCCGAACCGCCGGCCGCTGCGAGCGCACTCAAAGTCCAGAGCACCCCAGGCACCCCAGGCACCTTAGGCACCGATCCCGCCCTGAAAGATCGCTTTCTGGCGGAGGTCAAGACGCAAAAGAGTACGTTCTACAACCTTGTCGTAGCCTCCGCGTACGCGATTGACGTCACCGCCGACCGCATCGTCTTTTCATTCCAACCGAACAAGAAGAACGCCAAGCTCCAGTGCGAGGATCAGAAGGCGTGGCTGGCGACGATTGCCGAGAAGGTAGCGGGACGTCCGACGCCCGTGACGGTGGTTACCGCCGCGGCGGATGCGGCCCCGGCGCTGGCGCCTGGCACCCTGGGTTCGCCGGTGGCCGCGCCGAAGGGCCTGTCCCCCGAAGCCTTGGCGAAGGGGGGCAACCAAGACGATTTGAAGGCCGAAGCGATGGCCAACTCCACGGTCCAGGCCGTGCTCGAGATTTTCCCCGTCGACAAGACGACGATCGAGGAACGATGA
- a CDS encoding YbaB/EbfC family nucleoid-associated protein, giving the protein MNIQNMMKQAQEMQERLQQEMSQLSVQATAGGGMVTVTVNGHKHLQKIVIDPEVVSKDDVGMLQDLIVAAVNDAHRKVDDAMKNKMGGMLGGMGLPGL; this is encoded by the coding sequence ATGAACATCCAGAACATGATGAAGCAGGCGCAGGAAATGCAGGAGCGCCTGCAGCAGGAAATGTCACAGTTGAGCGTGCAGGCCACTGCCGGCGGCGGCATGGTCACCGTCACGGTGAACGGCCACAAGCACCTTCAGAAGATCGTGATCGACCCCGAGGTCGTCTCGAAAGACGATGTCGGCATGCTGCAGGACCTGATTGTCGCCGCGGTGAACGACGCCCACCGCAAGGTCGATGACGCCATGAAGAACAAGATGGGCGGCATGCTCGGCGGCATGGGCCTGCCCGGACTGTAA
- the recR gene encoding recombination mediator RecR, translated as MSLPASLQELVDQFKRLPGVGAKSAQRLAFHVLRTPREDAERLCQAIRDVKDRVTYCTTCNNITDTDPCLMCGDETRDHRVICVVEEPQNVNVVDRTGGFKGVFHVLMGAISPLQGIGPDDLKIKGLLARIGVDGVDEVILATNPTVEGEATAIYLARLLKPLGIRVTRIATGIPVGSDLDYADDLTVGKAMDGRREV; from the coding sequence ATGTCACTGCCTGCGTCGCTTCAGGAACTGGTCGATCAGTTCAAGCGGCTGCCCGGCGTCGGCGCCAAGAGCGCGCAGCGGCTGGCGTTTCACGTGCTGCGCACGCCGCGCGAAGATGCCGAGCGGTTGTGCCAGGCGATCCGCGACGTCAAGGACCGGGTCACCTATTGCACGACCTGCAACAACATCACCGACACCGATCCGTGCCTGATGTGCGGCGACGAGACCCGCGACCACCGCGTGATTTGCGTGGTGGAAGAGCCGCAGAACGTGAACGTGGTCGATCGCACCGGCGGGTTCAAGGGCGTGTTCCACGTGCTGATGGGCGCGATCTCGCCGTTGCAGGGCATCGGGCCCGACGACCTCAAGATCAAGGGGTTGTTGGCCCGCATTGGCGTGGACGGCGTCGATGAAGTGATCCTGGCCACCAATCCGACGGTCGAGGGCGAGGCCACGGCGATTTACCTGGCCCGCCTGCTGAAGCCGCTCGGGATTCGGGTCACGCGGATCGCCACCGGCATCCCGGTCGGCAGCGATCTCGACTATGCCGATGACCTGACGGTCGGGAAAGCCATGGACGGCCGCCGGGAAGTGTAG
- a CDS encoding DUF4203 domain-containing protein, protein MLPAAYQLPAAAVLMAGGFVACFFGYRLFKVVLGIFGFIIGALAASSVFGATDTTPMVIAALVGGIAGAALLLAAYFVGVALVGAGIGALIVNLIWTQIEGDPHPAVVILFSVAGAVGATWLQRYVIILGTAFGGAWTLLVGGLAVMGDSGPLKAAAQGDVWVAYPLNPAPGMTWLPWAWVGLGLVGTVVQMFWTGGDKGRVVKANKKKGLPKD, encoded by the coding sequence ATGCTCCCCGCCGCATATCAGCTGCCAGCGGCCGCCGTCCTGATGGCCGGCGGCTTCGTCGCGTGTTTCTTTGGCTACCGCCTGTTCAAGGTGGTGCTGGGCATCTTCGGCTTCATCATCGGCGCGCTGGCGGCCAGTTCGGTGTTCGGCGCCACTGACACCACCCCCATGGTGATCGCCGCCCTCGTTGGCGGCATTGCCGGCGCGGCCTTGCTGCTGGCGGCCTATTTCGTCGGCGTCGCGCTCGTCGGCGCCGGCATCGGCGCCCTCATCGTCAACTTGATCTGGACGCAGATCGAAGGCGACCCACACCCGGCCGTGGTGATCCTGTTCTCGGTCGCCGGTGCCGTGGGGGCGACGTGGCTGCAGCGCTACGTGATCATCCTGGGCACCGCGTTCGGCGGCGCGTGGACGTTGCTGGTGGGCGGCCTGGCCGTGATGGGCGACAGCGGGCCACTCAAAGCCGCCGCCCAGGGCGACGTGTGGGTGGCGTATCCGCTGAACCCGGCGCCCGGCATGACCTGGCTGCCGTGGGCGTGGGTCGGACTTGGATTAGTCGGCACGGTGGTGCAGATGTTCTGGACCGGCGGCGACAAGGGCCGGGTCGTGAAGGCCAATAAGAAGAAAGGCCTGCCCAAGGACTAA
- a CDS encoding FAD-dependent oxidoreductase encodes MALKCAIVGAGIAGLSAAAELRKRGHQVVVFERARGAGGRAATRRVDGIEMPKSARGATLAFDHGAQYFTVRDPRFQVVVDGWLRERIAAKWDGRIVSFDSEGWEDVPATTARYVGIPGMSALAASLAAGVEVRYEQRVEQVRLKPDTTLILEPDLGKFDRVILAVAADQAKPLVADIPELAAALAPVAMRPCWAVLAAFEERVPARFDAAFVHGSPLGWVARNQSKPKREWKVEAWVLHATASWSAAHLDDDPEVVGSFLMEAFHDLIPQGLPRAFYATAHRWRYALADPPLAVGAFHHAGITVCGDWCLGTRIEDAFLSGLAAANATTKDTKSNHEGHEGA; translated from the coding sequence ATGGCGTTAAAGTGCGCGATCGTTGGTGCAGGCATTGCGGGGCTGTCGGCCGCTGCTGAACTTCGCAAACGCGGCCACCAGGTCGTGGTGTTCGAGCGCGCGCGAGGGGCTGGTGGGCGCGCGGCCACGCGGCGGGTGGACGGCATCGAGATGCCGAAGAGCGCTCGTGGCGCCACGCTCGCCTTCGATCACGGCGCGCAGTACTTCACCGTCCGCGACCCGCGATTCCAAGTCGTCGTCGACGGCTGGCTGCGCGAGCGCATCGCCGCGAAGTGGGACGGACGCATCGTCAGCTTCGATAGCGAAGGGTGGGAAGACGTGCCGGCCACGACCGCGCGGTACGTCGGCATTCCCGGCATGAGCGCGCTCGCGGCGTCACTGGCCGCAGGGGTCGAGGTGCGCTACGAGCAACGCGTGGAGCAGGTCCGGCTAAAGCCGGACACCACATTGATCCTGGAACCTGACCTCGGTAAGTTCGACCGCGTGATTCTCGCCGTCGCGGCCGACCAAGCGAAACCGCTGGTGGCGGACATTCCTGAACTGGCCGCGGCCCTGGCGCCGGTCGCCATGCGTCCGTGCTGGGCGGTGCTGGCGGCCTTCGAAGAGCGAGTGCCGGCGCGGTTCGACGCGGCGTTCGTGCACGGCAGTCCCCTTGGGTGGGTGGCGCGCAACCAGTCGAAGCCGAAGCGCGAGTGGAAGGTCGAGGCGTGGGTGCTGCACGCCACGGCGTCGTGGAGCGCCGCGCATCTCGATGACGATCCCGAAGTGGTCGGTTCGTTCCTGATGGAGGCGTTTCACGACCTCATCCCGCAGGGCTTGCCACGCGCGTTCTACGCCACCGCGCACCGCTGGCGCTACGCCCTCGCGGATCCGCCGCTGGCGGTGGGCGCGTTCCATCACGCGGGAATCACGGTGTGTGGGGATTGGTGCCTGGGGACGCGAATTGAGGATGCGTTTCTGAGCGGGCTTGCCGCAGCCAACGCAACCACGAAGGACACGAAGTCAAATCACGAAGGACACGAAGGAGCCTGA
- a CDS encoding tryptophanase, which translates to MRSIIIEPFRIKSVEAIKFTTRAEREAALEAAGYNVFGLHADDVLIDLLTDSGTGAMSSAQWGALMQGDESYAGSRSFYRFEGAVRDLTGLRHIIPTHQGRAAERILFHTVLKPGDIVANNNHFDTTRANIEVEGAEARDLVIAEGRVPSLIHPFKGNLDLDLLEQLLDEHGDRVPLVMVTVTNNSGGGQPVSLENLRGVRALCDRYRKPFFLDACRFAENAWFIKTREAGQSGRRPKAIAQEMFSLADGCTMSAKKDGLANIGGFLAMNDEAWAENARNLLILTEGFPTYGGLAGYDLEAIARGLEEVVEEPYLHYRIRSTEYLAEKLIAGGVPIIQPAGGHAIYIDARALLPAIPPLAYPGIALANALYLEAGVRSVEIGTVMFGLRPDGSETAAAMDLVRLAIPRRVYTQSHIDYVAEAVLEVARAKDRLRGYRMVSAPKVLRHFTARFAGI; encoded by the coding sequence ATGCGCTCCATCATCATCGAGCCGTTCCGGATCAAGTCGGTTGAAGCCATCAAGTTCACGACCCGGGCCGAGCGCGAGGCGGCACTCGAGGCCGCCGGCTACAACGTGTTCGGGCTGCACGCCGATGACGTGCTGATCGACCTGCTCACCGATTCGGGGACCGGCGCCATGTCGTCGGCCCAGTGGGGCGCGCTGATGCAGGGCGACGAGTCCTATGCCGGCAGCCGCTCGTTCTACCGGTTCGAGGGTGCCGTGCGCGACCTGACCGGCCTGCGGCACATCATCCCGACGCACCAGGGCCGCGCCGCCGAGCGCATCCTGTTCCACACCGTACTGAAACCCGGCGACATCGTTGCGAACAACAACCACTTCGACACGACCCGCGCGAACATCGAGGTCGAAGGCGCGGAAGCACGCGACCTGGTGATCGCCGAAGGCCGGGTGCCGTCACTGATCCACCCGTTCAAGGGCAACCTCGACCTGGACCTCCTGGAGCAACTGCTCGACGAGCACGGCGACCGCGTCCCGCTCGTCATGGTGACGGTCACCAACAACTCCGGCGGCGGCCAGCCCGTCTCGCTCGAGAACTTGCGCGGCGTCCGCGCGCTCTGCGACCGTTACCGCAAGCCGTTCTTCCTCGACGCGTGCCGGTTTGCCGAGAACGCGTGGTTCATCAAGACCCGCGAGGCCGGGCAGTCGGGACGGAGGCCGAAGGCGATCGCGCAGGAGATGTTCTCGCTGGCCGACGGCTGCACCATGTCAGCCAAGAAGGACGGCCTGGCCAACATCGGCGGCTTCCTGGCGATGAACGACGAGGCGTGGGCCGAGAACGCCAGGAACCTGCTGATCCTCACCGAGGGCTTCCCCACTTACGGCGGACTGGCCGGCTACGACCTCGAGGCGATCGCGCGCGGCCTGGAGGAAGTGGTCGAGGAGCCGTACCTGCATTACCGCATCCGCTCTACGGAGTACCTGGCCGAGAAGCTGATCGCGGGCGGGGTGCCGATCATCCAGCCGGCCGGCGGCCATGCCATCTACATCGACGCCCGGGCGCTGCTGCCCGCCATTCCGCCGCTCGCCTACCCGGGAATCGCGCTCGCCAACGCCCTCTATCTCGAAGCCGGGGTCCGCAGCGTCGAGATCGGGACGGTGATGTTCGGGCTGCGTCCGGACGGCTCGGAGACCGCCGCGGCGATGGACCTGGTCCGGCTGGCGATCCCCCGGCGCGTCTACACGCAGTCGCACATCGATTACGTGGCCGAGGCCGTACTGGAGGTGGCGCGCGCGAAGGATCGGCTGCGTGGCTACCGGATGGTCTCGGCGCCCAAGGTGCTGAGACACTTCACCGCCCGGTTCGCAGGGATTTGA